From Enterococcus mundtii, the proteins below share one genomic window:
- the atpE gene encoding ATP synthase F0 subunit C: MNYIAAAIAILGAAIGAGYGNGQVISKTIESMARQPEMSGQLRTTMFIGVALVEAVPILGVVIALILVFGV, translated from the coding sequence ATGAATTATATCGCAGCAGCAATCGCAATCTTAGGGGCAGCTATCGGAGCTGGTTACGGTAATGGTCAAGTAATTTCTAAAACAATCGAATCAATGGCACGCCAACCTGAAATGTCAGGTCAATTACGTACAACGATGTTTATTGGGGTAGCCTTAGTCGAAGCCGTTCCTATTCTAGGTGTTGTTATCGCCTTGATCCTAGTTTTTGGTGTGTAA
- the atpB gene encoding F0F1 ATP synthase subunit A — MDERSLTFHIGPVWFDGTVCLMVLLTCLIVFFLVYFFTRNLKMKPTGKQNALEWVIDFTRGIVTDNVPRKELNNFHLLAFTLFLFVFVANNIGLVTKIVLPSETTLWKSPTADPFVTLTLAFIMITLTHLFGVKKLGFKGYFVNSFLKPYSFMFPMKVIEEFTNLLTLALRLYGNIYAGEVLLTLIAKMMTSLGWFSLPLAIPLEMVWIAFSLFIGSIQAFVFVTLSMVYMSHKIEVEE; from the coding sequence TTGGATGAACGCTCGCTAACGTTCCACATTGGACCGGTTTGGTTTGATGGGACTGTTTGTTTGATGGTGTTGTTAACTTGTTTGATCGTTTTCTTTTTAGTTTACTTCTTTACAAGAAATCTAAAGATGAAGCCAACTGGAAAGCAAAATGCACTTGAATGGGTCATTGATTTTACACGAGGGATCGTTACAGATAATGTGCCTAGAAAAGAATTGAATAATTTTCATTTATTGGCATTTACCTTGTTTCTCTTCGTTTTTGTTGCGAACAATATCGGTTTAGTTACAAAAATCGTCTTACCTAGCGAAACGACACTTTGGAAAAGTCCGACAGCAGACCCGTTTGTAACTTTAACATTGGCATTTATTATGATCACACTTACTCATCTATTCGGGGTGAAGAAGCTCGGTTTCAAAGGTTACTTTGTCAACTCGTTCCTAAAACCTTATAGTTTTATGTTTCCAATGAAGGTGATCGAAGAGTTCACAAACTTGTTAACACTTGCTTTACGTCTTTATGGGAATATTTATGCGGGAGAAGTATTGCTAACTTTAATCGCAAAAATGATGACAAGTTTAGGCTGGTTCTCATTGCCTTTAGCAATTCCGTTAGAGATGGTTTGGATCGCGTTCTCATTATTTATCGGAAGCATCCAAGCATTTGTCTTTGTCACTTTATCAATGGTATATATGAGTCACAAAATCGAAGTAGAAGAGTAA
- the smpB gene encoding SsrA-binding protein SmpB: protein MPKGEGKLIAQNKKARHDYSIIDTMEAGMVLQGTEIKSIRNSRINLKDGFVRVRNGEAFLHNVHVSPYEQGNIFNHDPLRTRKLLLHKKQIARLLNETKNTGITIVPLKVYIRNGYAKVLIGLAKGKKSYDKREDLKRKDVDRQIDRTLKNFSR from the coding sequence ATGCCAAAAGGCGAGGGAAAACTGATTGCGCAAAATAAAAAAGCTCGCCATGATTATTCGATCATCGACACAATGGAAGCAGGAATGGTTTTACAAGGTACAGAGATCAAATCTATTCGCAATAGTCGTATCAACTTAAAAGATGGATTTGTTCGTGTGAGAAACGGCGAAGCTTTTTTGCATAATGTCCATGTCAGCCCTTATGAACAAGGGAATATCTTTAATCATGATCCACTAAGAACTAGAAAGTTGTTATTGCATAAAAAGCAAATTGCGCGTTTATTGAATGAAACAAAAAATACCGGAATCACGATTGTTCCTTTGAAAGTCTATATCCGAAATGGCTATGCGAAAGTCTTGATCGGATTGGCCAAAGGGAAAAAATCGTATGATAAGCGAGAAGATCTGAAGCGAAAAGATGTGGATCGACAAATTGATCGTACATTAAAAAATTTCTCTAGATAA